In Amphiura filiformis chromosome 1, Afil_fr2py, whole genome shotgun sequence, the following are encoded in one genomic region:
- the LOC140157471 gene encoding protein canopy 4-like codes for MARCGCVVLLLFLVIFTEVNSQQGGGDPEDPDNPHRDPSKCEICKFVAIEFQGMMDDTGKTKEVLQLGYRIDREVKKVPYKFSELRLIEAMEGVCERIMKYNIHAERKSSGRFAKGESETFKTLKGLVNKGVKVELGIPYNMWDEPSAPVHTLKKYCDAMIEEHEDAIEAWFRGDQEKTLIDYLCAERVLSRDEADCLQEEWTGVEKVEHNTENKEENETTEDSADAEDDSEKKKQAELDRQRIQREIERQAEQRQTQEEDEKDIEREQERDRRKREREMERRRREREDKDGKRKTEL; via the exons ATGGCGAGGTGTGGATGTGTGGTTTTGCTGTTGTTTCTTGTGATATTTACGGAAGTGAATTCCCAACAAGGAGGAGGCGATCCTGAGGATCCCGATAATCCACACAGAGATCCTTCCAAATGCGAAA TATGTAAATTTGTAGCAATTGAGTTTCAAGGAATGATGGATGACACTGGCAAGACGAAAGAGGTCTTACAACTCGGCTATAGGATTGACAGGGAAGTTAAGAAAGTCCCTTACAAATTCTC GGAACTGAGATTGATTGAAGCAATGGAAGGTGTGTGTGAGAGAATCATGAAGTACAACATCCATGCAGAAAGAAAATCATCTGGAAG ATTTGCCAAAGGTGAAAGTGAGACTTTCAAAACACTGAAAGGTCTGGTGAACAAAGGGGTCAAAGTTGAACTTGGAATTCCATATAACATGTGGGATGAACCATCAGCTCCAGTACATACTCTAAAGAAATAT TGTGATGCGATGATAGAGGAACATGAGGATGCCATTGAGGCGTGGTTCCGAGGAGATCAAGAGAAAACACTGATAGATTATCTGTGTGCAGAGAGAGTACTCAGCAGGGATGAAGCAG ATTGCTTACAAGAAGAATGGACTGGTGTAGAGAAAGTTGAACACAATACAGAAAACAAAGAGGAAAATGAAACAACAGAAGACAGTGCTGATGCAGAAGATGATTCAGAGAAGAAAAAACAAGCAGAATTAGACAGGCAGAGAATCCAGCGAGAAATTGAAAGACAGGCGGAACAACGGCAAACACAAGAAGAGGATGAGAAGGACATAGAACGGGAACAAGAACGGGAtaggaggaagagagaaagggaAATGGAACGAAGAAGGCGGGAGAGAGAAGACAAGGATGGCAAGAGAAAGACTGAACTTTGA